In Parasegetibacter sp. NRK P23, the genomic stretch GCTCAGGAAATAGTTGTCGATATAAGTAAGCGCTATGCTCAATAGTCTTTCGCTGGAGCGATCGGCCTGGAGCGAGAGTTTCTCCGCCAGGTTCTTTCTTTGTTCCAGTTCTTTGGTCCGGTTCTCTTCGATGAGTACGGCAGTGATGGATGCGGAGAAAATAAAGAGCCAGAACAGGGTGCCGGCAAAATTAAGCCTGATCTTGCCCGCGAAGAATACCTGCCTGGAATTGAGCCAGATGATGAGGATAAGCCAGAACAGGGTGAATACCTGCAGCCCCGTGATTTTACCGAAACTGAGGATGGTAAGATAGACGAGTCCCATGATAGCCGGGACCAGGTATTTGATGTAGAGTTCGTTCGGGAAAAGGGCGTCTACTACTTTCAGCAGGAGCTGGAGCAGGTAAAAATAACCCAGACTGATACAGGAGAGGATCACGAATCCGACCACGGAGTATTCGTTCAGACTGAAAAAGTCCGTCACATTCAGCGAAACGACCGTCGAGTCTTTTACCAGGCTTTTGATCACGTCACACACATAATAAGTGGCGGTGAGCAGGAATACGTTCAGCACGATCATCATGACCCATCTTTTCCATTTAGCCCAGGTGGAAAAGGATACTTTGGCAAACGCGAGTTTGTTGCGCGTGAACAGGATGATCCAGAAAAAGAGCAGCGCGTTGATGAGCAGATCGCCAAGGGAAGGGTGTACGAAATCTGAAGCGAAGATGGTGGGATCGAACAATTCAAAATCCCTGAACCTGAAGGGGATGGGGATGTGATATGAAAGCAGTCTGATAAATGCCACAGTGCCCGCCAGAACACCTACACCTGCCCATGCGCCCTTTCTGGCCGCGATTTGTTCGGCCAGCGTCTGAATGAAGAACAGTACCATTAGTACACCGGCCAAACGTAGTACAATGGACACCCAGTCGGGTTTTTCCACTACACGCACATTGCTTTTGTAATCCAGGTAAAAAAGACTGTTCCCGTTCAGGTCGGTGATGCGGTATTCGTTGGGTGCATCGGTTATTTTATAAAGATCTTCGGCACCTGAAAGACCGATGAACCGCTTTTGGAGATAAGTATTCCGGATAAAATATTCTTCCCGCACCTGGAGCAATCCTACAGCTAGGATTCTTTTCCCGTTCAGGGGAATGGCTTTCTGCCACATCACATATTGCCCGTTCGCCAGGTTACGGAACCTGGTGGTATCGCCCCAGAACAGCCGGTTGTGTTCCGGTTCGGTGCGTTGGTTGTTCCAGAACACCAGCTTGTATTCCTGCCAGGTGTTCACATCGTACAGGTAAAATCCGTAGGCTTTGTCCACGGCCTTTTCCAGCCCGCGTTCCGTGTATTTGTCTTCGGCCAGGCGACGCATGAGCGCGGTATCCGTCACAAATTCGCGGAAATCCTTTTCATAAGTATATACCCGTTCCTGGAGCGAGTTTTTAACACCTTTGATAGAGGAGGTATAAGAAAGGTAATTGCTGAAAATGAAAGACAGCGTGAACAGCCAAGCCGCTGCGATGAGCAGGTAGCCGTTGAGGTAGAAAATCCTTTTAAGTTGTGCAATCACCGGGGTTCATCTTTTTTCACGCTGTTCCAGATGTCGTCCATCTCGGGGAGCGTCATCTCCTGAAGGCCTTTTCCCTGTTCGGCGGCTATTTTTTCCATTTGCTGAAAGCGGGAAATGAACTTGCGGTTGGTGCGTTCCAAAGCGTTTTCCGGGTCGAGTTGCAAAAACCGTGCGTAATTGATGAGGGAGAAGAAAAGGTCGCCCAGTTCTTCCTCCGTATGTAGTGCATCGCCGTGGTCAACGGCTTCTTTCAGTTCCTGCATTTCTTCTTCTACTTTCTCCCAAACCTGTTGTGCGTTCTCCCATTCAAAGCCTACCTGTTTGGCTTTTTCCTGGAGCCGCATCGCTTTCACCAGCGCGGGAAGCGATTTAGGGACACCTTGCAGCACGGAGGTTTTCCCTTCTTTCAGTTTCAGTTGTTCCCAGTTGCGTTTTACGTCCTCCTCATTGTTCACCTGCACATCACCGTAAATATGGGGGTGCCGGGAAACCAGTTTATCAGAAATACCTTCCAGGACATCTGTTAAGGTAAACTTTCCCTGTTCGGTGCCGATTTTAGCATAGAATACCATGTGCAGCAGCAAATCTCCAAGTTCTTCTTTGATGCCCTTCCAGTCTTCACCCGTAATGGCATCGGTGAGTTCGTAGGTTTCTTCAATGGTTTGCTGCCGAAGGGTATGGATAGTTTGTTTTTTATCCCAGGGACATTTCTCCCGGAGTTCATCCATGATGCGCACTAATCGGAGGAAAGCGTCTGAAAGCGGTTGCTGCATATCGGTTCAGTTTAGGCGAAGAAAGTGATGAAAAGGAAAAAGAACACGGTAAGGAAGGTGAAAGTGAACAGGGAAATAAAGTTATGCAACACCAGTTTCGCCAGTGTTTTTCCCCTGCCGTCGCCATAAAAATACCGCATCGCCTTATACATGTAATAATAGAAATATAGGAACAATACAAATTGCAGGAAGCCCCAGAAGCCGCTCATGCCGAAGTTTTTCATCCAGCGGAAAAGGAAGAACGCGAGCAGCAGCAGGAAGGAATAAATGTACAGGTGAATGCTGAATATGCCGTGTCCGGTGTACCAGATGTTCCGCTTTCGCCTGTACAACAATTGAAACGTAAGCGCGAAGATGGGTAGGGAAAGGAAAAGTATCTTGGGGAACTGGTGCAGGAATCCATCCGCCAGTTTTTCAAGAAAAGCTTTGGGGTTAGCGCTGTAATCTTCGTTCATATTCAGCGTCCGGAGTTTAAACTTTTTGCTGAACCAGCCATCTCTTTGGGATGCCGGTAATTTTTCCTGCGCAGTCAGGTACTCGTCTTTTGTTCTGTACTTCTGGTCGGCAACGCCCACGCTGAAGCCGCCCGGGGTTTTCGCGGAATCGGATTGCAGCACGAAAATACTGTCCAGCGTTTTCACCAGTTGCACCGAATCTTTCGTTGCCATGAGATTACCGGCTTGTGCGCGCAATCTTTCTAAATTGCGGGTTCTGGTGGAACTTTCCGGGTTTCCCAGGTTGATTTTGGTGATGGAAAAGAAAATCAGGAAGAAAAGCGCGGAGGTGAAGATGTACATCCTGATGGGATTCAGGTATTGTTGTCTGCGCCCCTCAAGATATTCTTTGGAAAGAAATCCTGGCTTCTGGAACAGCAGCCGCACGGTACGGAAGAATTTTCCGTCGAAATGCGTAATGTCGTTAAAGAAGTGGGTAACAAGCCCCCAGAAGGTTTCCTGCGGTTCTATATTTTCCTGGCCGCATTCCTGGCAGAATCTCCCTGCAACCAGGGTTCCGCAGTTCAGACAATGTTTATCGTGGCGTTCTTTCCCGTGTGACACAGTGTAATGGATGGTTCGGTTTTAAAAGTAGGATAAATTTCAGGCCGTGCAAAAGATATCAGTAAATTTGAACGTTTCTATAGCCTAAATACCTGTTGCAGATGCACCTGATCAAGAGAAGTGTCCTTGCCTTATTATTACTGAGCGCCGTTTCCGCAAATGCCCAGCATTATTATAAAGATATTGTGGCCGTGGAACAAACCGTGTCCACGCAAAAGCTGTACGCCGCCGAAAAGGTAAAAA encodes the following:
- the mazG gene encoding nucleoside triphosphate pyrophosphohydrolase, which codes for MQQPLSDAFLRLVRIMDELREKCPWDKKQTIHTLRQQTIEETYELTDAITGEDWKGIKEELGDLLLHMVFYAKIGTEQGKFTLTDVLEGISDKLVSRHPHIYGDVQVNNEEDVKRNWEQLKLKEGKTSVLQGVPKSLPALVKAMRLQEKAKQVGFEWENAQQVWEKVEEEMQELKEAVDHGDALHTEEELGDLFFSLINYARFLQLDPENALERTNRKFISRFQQMEKIAAEQGKGLQEMTLPEMDDIWNSVKKDEPR
- a CDS encoding DUF3667 domain-containing protein, which codes for MSHGKERHDKHCLNCGTLVAGRFCQECGQENIEPQETFWGLVTHFFNDITHFDGKFFRTVRLLFQKPGFLSKEYLEGRRQQYLNPIRMYIFTSALFFLIFFSITKINLGNPESSTRTRNLERLRAQAGNLMATKDSVQLVKTLDSIFVLQSDSAKTPGGFSVGVADQKYRTKDEYLTAQEKLPASQRDGWFSKKFKLRTLNMNEDYSANPKAFLEKLADGFLHQFPKILFLSLPIFALTFQLLYRRKRNIWYTGHGIFSIHLYIYSFLLLLAFFLFRWMKNFGMSGFWGFLQFVLFLYFYYYMYKAMRYFYGDGRGKTLAKLVLHNFISLFTFTFLTVFFFLFITFFA